One Castanea sativa cultivar Marrone di Chiusa Pesio chromosome 4, ASM4071231v1 DNA window includes the following coding sequences:
- the LOC142630569 gene encoding F-box/LRR-repeat protein At3g26922-like has translation MSAVEGMKNNKKRSGNFARDRGCTLDMLSLTKLSLNLMQNKRVGISRKKRKRQRQDPSKDWISDLPDEILIDIVSLLSMKEALNISILSKRWRHIWRSTVILKFDGSNKLLSSIGNKKSLQRLAFVTWVDRVLDSHYGSVVTEFSVCYALNKRAACHINQWISFAVGKKVQRLELKLEDDDSSFSGLYTFPSSKFRAEEASSIKHLALNACRVYSPGFDSFRSLITLSLDHVVLTDIVFNNIFLNCPRLEHVSVVVAKNLVNARVVGPNLPLKHLKLSICDQLESIEICAMNLVIFIYGGKPINLFLRNVPMLREIQFFASDVMINDTIASTLSQVVSLETLALFCENVWNITEEYPEIKSRVFPTFSKLKVLVLTVKTSFWSGYIGFPSLLRACPLLQRLGMHFDFRPLDPEFRSDETRTSPESQCQFLKEVELSGFLGQTYDMELAVYLIKAAVVLERMTIRSYCRFFSSRGWRDCEILEPEEMEMIRERAAQLHKEMPPTAKLVIL, from the exons ATGTCGGCTGTGGAGGGCATgaagaataataagaaaaggAGTGGGAATTTTGCACGAGATCGAGGCTGCACACTCGATATGCTCAGTTTAACAAA acTGTCGCTCAATCTTATGCAAAATAAACGTGTTGGGATCagtaggaaaaaaagaaag CGTCAACGTCAAGATCCCTCAAAGGACTGGATCAGTGACTTGCCAGATGAAATCCTCATTGATATTGTGTCATTATTGTCAATGAAAGAAGCTTTGAATATCAGTATTCTTTCAAAAAGGTGGAGACATATTTGGAGGTCTACTGTTATTTTGAAGTTTGATGGTTCAAACAAGTTGCTTTCCTCTATTGGGAATAAAAAAAGTCTACAAAGACTTGCCTTTGTAACATGGGTGGACAGAGTTCTAGACTCCCATTATGGTTCTGTGGTAACAGAATTTAGTGTTTGTTATGCCCTAAATAAAAGGGCTGCTTGTCATATCAATCAATGGATTTCTTTTGCTGTAGGGAAAAAAGTTCAAAGGCTTGAGCTAAAGTTGGAAGATGATGATTCTTCCTTCTCTGGATTGTACACCTTCCCATCTTCTAAATTCAGAGCAGAAGAAGCGTCATCTATTAAACACTTGGCTTTAAATGCGTGCCGAGTGTATTCTCCTGGGTTTGATAGTTTCAGATCTCTTATAACTCTATCTTTGGATCATGTAGTTTTAACTGACATCGTcttcaacaacatttttttgaattgtCCGCGTCTTGAGCATGTTAGTGTTGTAGTAGCCAAGAATCTGGTTAATGCAAGAGTTGTCGGACCAAATCTGCCTTTGAAACATTTAAAGTTGAGTATTTGCGATCAGTTGGAGAGTATTGAGATATGTGCAATGAATCTTGTGATATTTATATATGGTGGCAAACCGATAAATCTGTTCCTTAGGAATGTTCCAATGTTACGGGAGATCCAGTTTTTTGCCAGTGATGTAATGATTAATGATACAATAGCTTCTACCCTTAGCCAAGTTGTTTCGCTTGAAACTTTAGCCTTGTTTTGCGAGAATGTGTGGAACATAACCGAAGAATATCCTGAG ATAAAATCAAGAGTGTTTCCGACTTTTTCTAAACTTAAAGTTTTGGTGTTGACGGTCAAGACAAGTTTTTGGAGTGGTTACATTGGATTTCCTTCTCTTCTAAGGGCATGTCCATTATTGCAGAGATTAGGGATGCAT TTTGACTTTCGCCCTTTGGATCCCGAATTTCGTTCAGATGAAACGAGGACGAGCCCAGAAAGTCAATGCCAATTCCTTAAAGAGGTTGAGCTGAGTGGGTTTCTTGGTCAGACATATGACATGGAGCTGGCTGTGTATCTTATAAAGGCTGCTGTTGTGTTGGAAAGAATGACCATACGTAGCTATTGTAGATTTTTCAGTTCAAGGGGATGGAGAGATTGTGAGATATTGGAGCCAGAGGAGATGGAGATGATTAGAGAACGTGCTGCACAGCTCCACAAAGAGATGCCTCCAACAGCTAAATTGGTCATCCTTTGA